A single region of the Lysinibacillus sp. B2A1 genome encodes:
- a CDS encoding transcriptional regulator: MIHPLKITSTLADETRYSIYEYILKERKTVTVQNIADKFGIHPNVARLHLTKLSEINIITADFAKTGKGGRPGRVYKASEKGVSLTFPRRDEDRLLKWTIQLIQEFGPSALTKCMDISYQDGFQQMKNYVSAELKLNNTLSFDQKLQLLTDNAALIGYIPQIQQTEHGKKVIFSIFNCPFQEQLTTHSEIVCSLHESYLKGQLDALFSSNEFIQIESMIHNCDFCKYEINVTEIDR, encoded by the coding sequence ATGATCCATCCATTAAAGATTACTAGTACATTAGCCGATGAAACTAGATACTCGATTTATGAGTACATATTGAAAGAGAGAAAAACGGTAACGGTTCAAAATATTGCTGATAAATTCGGCATTCATCCGAACGTTGCACGACTGCACTTAACAAAGCTTTCAGAAATTAATATAATTACGGCTGATTTTGCCAAGACTGGTAAGGGCGGGCGACCTGGGCGCGTATATAAGGCTTCTGAAAAAGGGGTATCATTAACATTCCCAAGACGGGATGAGGATCGACTATTAAAGTGGACAATTCAATTAATTCAGGAATTTGGCCCTTCTGCTTTAACAAAATGCATGGACATCAGCTACCAAGATGGATTCCAACAAATGAAGAATTATGTAAGTGCTGAGTTAAAATTAAATAATACCCTTTCCTTCGACCAAAAGCTTCAACTATTAACAGACAATGCTGCATTAATTGGCTATATCCCACAAATACAGCAAACAGAGCATGGCAAAAAGGTGATATTCTCCATATTTAATTGTCCGTTCCAGGAACAGCTTACTACCCATTCAGAAATTGTATGTTCTTTACATGAATCCTATCTAAAGGGTCAATTAGATGCATTATTTTCTAGTAATGAATTTATACAGATTGAAAGCATGATACATAACTGTGATTTTTGTAAATATGAAATAAACGTGACAGAAATAGATCGTTAA
- a CDS encoding 5-formyltetrahydrofolate cyclo-ligase — translation MDKTTLRNKVKEALATMSEAAYHEQSLAIVKKVLQEPYIIEANTIGITISNKPEVDTLHLIDELWNLGKKVAVPKCNPKTREMTFHVINSFEQLETVYMHLREPIPDKCEFVDANEMNVLLVPGVVFDQYGYRIGYGGGYYDRYVLNYKKGKLMSLLFDEQLVDRVPTEGHDCPVDIIVTPTIRIDCVAQRGAN, via the coding sequence ATGGATAAAACAACATTACGAAACAAGGTAAAGGAAGCGCTTGCAACTATGAGTGAAGCAGCTTATCATGAGCAGTCTTTAGCTATAGTAAAAAAAGTGCTACAGGAACCATATATAATAGAGGCAAATACGATTGGTATTACCATTTCCAATAAACCAGAAGTCGACACGCTTCATCTTATTGACGAATTATGGAATCTTGGTAAAAAAGTTGCTGTTCCAAAATGTAACCCAAAAACAAGAGAAATGACATTTCACGTTATTAATTCTTTTGAACAGCTAGAAACTGTGTATATGCATTTGCGTGAGCCGATTCCAGATAAATGTGAGTTTGTTGACGCAAATGAGATGAATGTTCTACTTGTTCCAGGTGTTGTTTTTGATCAATATGGCTATCGAATAGGCTATGGCGGTGGTTATTATGACCGCTATGTATTAAACTATAAAAAGGGTAAGCTCATGTCATTGCTATTTGACGAGCAGCTAGTTGATCGTGTTCCTACAGAAGGACATGATTGCCCAGTAGATATCATTGTGACCCCCACAATACGTATAGATTGTGTTGCGCAACGAGGAGCGAATTAA
- a CDS encoding OxaA precursor, with the protein MLELVTQPLTNLLEVFFHFTGSYVFAIILLTVLIRLILMYPNFKSFKSQQVVTQTTQGNKEQLLALQTKLNQAKTDEERKEYQLQMSQLMMENFSGMKTGCLTALIQFPILTGLYLTISNNNSIMHESLLWFNLGSADIFMAAIAGSAMMIQMYLSFKLAGNSNSNPQMKMMIGIMPAMIVFSSLFMPSAIPFYWTVSSMWMIIQTIVFNQYKPKLTS; encoded by the coding sequence ATGCTTGAATTAGTAACACAACCATTGACAAATTTGCTAGAGGTCTTTTTTCATTTTACAGGGAGCTATGTTTTTGCAATAATACTTCTTACAGTGCTTATACGTTTAATTCTAATGTATCCAAATTTCAAGTCTTTTAAATCCCAACAGGTGGTTACGCAAACTACCCAAGGGAATAAGGAGCAATTATTAGCGTTACAAACAAAGTTAAACCAAGCTAAAACAGATGAAGAACGTAAAGAGTATCAACTGCAAATGTCTCAATTAATGATGGAGAACTTTTCAGGAATGAAAACGGGATGTCTAACAGCGCTTATACAATTTCCGATTTTAACTGGTCTGTATTTAACCATTTCTAATAACAATTCTATTATGCATGAGAGCTTATTATGGTTTAATCTTGGTTCTGCAGATATTTTTATGGCGGCTATTGCAGGTTCAGCGATGATGATTCAAATGTATTTATCATTTAAGCTAGCAGGAAATAGTAATAGTAATCCACAAATGAAAATGATGATAGGGATTATGCCTGCCATGATCGTATTCTCATCTCTATTCATGCCATCAGCCATCCCATTCTATTGGACCGTGTCCTCTATGTGGATGATTATACAAACAATTGTGTTTAATCAATATAAACCTAAACTAACTTCATAA
- a CDS encoding aminodeoxychorismate/anthranilate synthase component II: MILLIDNYDSFTYNLYQQISMLGKEVKVVRNDELTVSDIESMQPEAIILSPGPGTPTEAGITVDVVKELYKKFPILGICLGHQSIGQAFGSNIVQAKNIMHGKLSTLQYEKVGLFVQLDGEVEVMRYHSLIIEQSTLHEEFNILATSSDDGEIMAIQHKNYPLFGLQFHPESIGTEEGGLMMKEFLEQIS, translated from the coding sequence ATGATTTTACTAATCGATAACTATGATTCGTTTACTTATAATCTATATCAGCAAATATCAATGCTTGGGAAGGAAGTAAAAGTAGTACGTAATGACGAGCTAACTGTAAGTGATATTGAAAGCATGCAGCCAGAGGCGATTATTTTATCCCCTGGTCCAGGAACGCCAACTGAAGCAGGAATAACAGTGGATGTAGTAAAAGAGCTGTACAAAAAATTTCCGATTTTAGGCATTTGTCTTGGACATCAATCTATTGGGCAGGCTTTCGGAAGCAATATTGTGCAGGCTAAAAATATTATGCATGGTAAGCTATCTACACTTCAATATGAAAAAGTAGGTCTATTTGTACAATTAGACGGGGAAGTTGAGGTTATGCGCTACCATTCCCTTATTATTGAGCAGAGCACTCTACACGAGGAGTTTAACATTTTAGCAACCTCCAGTGACGATGGCGAAATTATGGCAATACAACATAAAAATTATCCGCTTTTTGGTCTGCAATTCCACCCAGAATCTATTGGGACAGAAGAGGGCGGTCTCATGATGAAAGAATTCTTAGAACAAATTTCATAA
- a CDS encoding competence protein ComG, with the protein MQNFETVVEQKCEQLLLRAYHFGASDLLLVPEMERYRLYFRKYDKLLQAGELPNDLAERMISYYKFLAALDISERRKPQSGSFQKSMEKDPYAFRVSTLPSVFLKESLIIRLLLQNHTFPLTSLCYSKFAANILMELVKHRQGLLCFTGATGSGKSTSLYSLIHYCSTELHRHVISLEDPVENNQANLLQIQVNERAGVTYAAGLKAILRHSPDVIMIGEIRDKETAKIAIEAALTGHLVVSTIHAKDSVSCLYRLIDLGVSVEELRQTVIGIVAQILFQSPIIQEERRALFEILSDVHLQEALQAIMQNISYKLPHDLTLAGQRDLIEGQKYAATKIH; encoded by the coding sequence GTGCAGAATTTCGAAACAGTTGTCGAACAAAAATGTGAGCAACTTTTACTAAGGGCTTATCATTTCGGTGCATCAGATTTATTATTAGTACCCGAAATGGAACGGTACCGTCTATATTTTCGAAAATACGATAAGCTCCTTCAGGCTGGTGAATTACCGAACGACCTGGCGGAACGAATGATTTCCTATTATAAATTTTTGGCAGCCTTAGATATTAGTGAGCGCCGCAAACCCCAAAGCGGTTCCTTTCAAAAATCAATGGAAAAAGATCCATATGCCTTTCGGGTATCTACACTTCCCTCAGTGTTTTTAAAAGAAAGTCTGATTATCCGACTTCTTTTACAAAACCATACATTCCCACTTACTTCTTTATGTTATTCCAAATTTGCAGCGAACATCTTAATGGAGCTTGTGAAGCATCGACAAGGGCTCCTATGCTTCACAGGGGCAACCGGGTCTGGAAAATCAACTTCGTTATATTCACTCATTCATTATTGTTCAACAGAATTACATCGTCATGTTATCTCTTTGGAAGATCCTGTAGAAAATAATCAAGCGAATCTTCTTCAAATTCAAGTAAATGAACGAGCTGGTGTTACATATGCTGCTGGGTTAAAGGCCATTTTACGCCACTCACCTGATGTCATTATGATTGGTGAAATACGTGATAAAGAAACTGCCAAAATCGCAATAGAGGCCGCCTTAACAGGTCATTTAGTGGTAAGCACCATTCATGCCAAGGATTCGGTCAGCTGTCTTTATCGACTAATCGACTTAGGCGTTTCTGTTGAAGAGCTTCGTCAAACGGTAATAGGTATTGTTGCACAAATACTTTTCCAGTCGCCAATCATTCAGGAAGAACGCCGTGCATTGTTTGAAATATTAAGCGATGTTCATCTTCAGGAGGCCCTCCAAGCAATCATGCAAAATATTAGCTATAAGCTACCACATGATTTAACACTTGCAGGTCAAAGAGATTTAATAGAGGGGCAAAAATATGCAGCTACGAAAATACACTGA
- a CDS encoding IS3 family transposase, whose protein sequence is MCRVLKVSTSGYYKWLAKQAAPITEKEEYKMKVTQKIKQSFHESYGTYGSPRVHKDLLEWGYPLSQKTVANIMRGLELCATQPRSYVTTTDSNHDALVYPNILKRMFYVEEPDQVWVADITYIRTLEGWVYLASIMDLYSRKIVAWEMADHMKVDLVLIALKKAFFIRRPKKGLIHHSDRGAQYCSTEYIELLKKHGCQISMSKKGDPYDNACIESFHATIKKEMIYRQKFQTKKAAFKAINGYISNFYNEHRRHSTLGYRSPNQFERLTFQKHAS, encoded by the coding sequence ATGTGCCGCGTTTTAAAAGTGTCGACGAGTGGCTATTATAAATGGCTGGCAAAACAGGCAGCACCGATAACAGAAAAAGAAGAATATAAAATGAAAGTTACACAAAAAATTAAACAATCGTTTCATGAAAGCTATGGTACGTATGGCAGCCCGCGAGTACATAAAGATCTGTTGGAATGGGGTTATCCTCTTTCACAAAAAACAGTGGCAAACATCATGCGAGGACTGGAACTGTGCGCAACACAGCCGAGAAGCTATGTGACGACAACAGATTCAAATCATGACGCACTGGTGTATCCGAATATACTGAAACGCATGTTTTATGTGGAAGAACCAGATCAAGTATGGGTCGCTGATATTACCTATATCCGAACGCTGGAGGGATGGGTGTATTTAGCGAGTATTATGGATCTGTATTCTCGTAAAATTGTAGCGTGGGAAATGGCCGATCATATGAAAGTAGATTTAGTGTTAATAGCTTTGAAAAAAGCGTTCTTCATACGCCGACCAAAAAAAGGACTCATTCATCATTCAGACCGTGGGGCGCAATACTGTTCAACGGAATATATCGAACTTTTAAAAAAGCATGGTTGCCAAATTAGTATGAGTAAAAAAGGTGATCCGTATGACAATGCCTGCATTGAATCGTTTCATGCGACCATAAAAAAAGAAATGATTTATCGCCAAAAATTCCAAACAAAGAAAGCAGCCTTCAAAGCGATAAATGGTTATATTTCTAATTTTTATAATGAACATAGAAGACATTCGACCCTTGGCTATCGTTCACCGAACCAATTTGAACGCTTAACGTTTCAGAAACACGCAAGTTAA
- a CDS encoding DUF2759 domain-containing protein produces MNLLMVIFGLVAIFAVVGTFQAIKEKNLLSVVFNLLSAAVFGWFVIMTVIHSGYPPTH; encoded by the coding sequence ATGAACTTATTAATGGTTATTTTTGGTCTAGTAGCGATTTTTGCTGTAGTTGGTACATTCCAAGCAATTAAAGAAAAGAACCTATTAAGCGTTGTTTTCAACTTATTAAGTGCTGCAGTATTCGGTTGGTTCGTAATAATGACTGTAATTCATAGCGGATATCCACCAACACACTAA
- a CDS encoding XRE family transcriptional regulator, with product MKFNLQKLRYERLSRKIPMKDMGEAIGVGRTAYYKREKGDIKISVDEFSKFLDVLGISQSKAGIFFTNDVPKRELVNR from the coding sequence ATGAAGTTCAATTTACAAAAATTGAGATATGAGAGATTGTCTCGAAAAATACCTATGAAAGATATGGGTGAAGCAATAGGAGTTGGAAGGACAGCCTATTATAAAAGAGAGAAAGGAGATATTAAGATTAGTGTTGACGAATTCTCCAAATTTCTCGATGTTTTAGGTATTTCCCAAAGTAAAGCGGGAATTTTTTTTACAAATGATGTTCCCAAACGGGAACTTGTGAATCGTTAA
- a CDS encoding chromosome partitioning protein ParA: MQLRKYTDKMIVEYKKATKWRVKEQAHFFNRLSVLMQEGYLFPQAISILLPHHIEAHEEIQQRIDEKLRQGIGVTGILETLRLAKHHLVAIAVAENNGHMIEALKGVAKQMAVSEATKKKLMKLLLYPVVLIVFLLLLFFVFRTVFFPNIEKMISSRTTSNDQTMIGLSKMFLHFPDALVLLGIASIGSILFFQLYLKRQSIARQLTIISKIPFVQIYVRLSLTRQFAAYLGSLLESGFSLQASLQILEEQRLQPFLQYLARCLKERVVFGDTLTQAVQLIAVWQRDFSTFVEHGEKSGYLGKELLLYSELLTDKQEQLLHRMLAFVQPTFFIIIAVCIVAAYISLLLPIYHMIELV; this comes from the coding sequence ATGCAGCTACGAAAATACACTGACAAGATGATAGTGGAATACAAAAAGGCTACAAAATGGCGGGTAAAGGAGCAAGCACATTTCTTCAATCGATTAAGTGTGCTAATGCAGGAGGGTTATTTATTTCCTCAAGCGATTTCAATTCTTTTACCACACCATATTGAGGCACATGAGGAAATCCAGCAACGAATCGATGAAAAGCTTAGACAAGGGATAGGTGTTACAGGGATTTTGGAAACATTACGGCTTGCAAAGCATCATTTAGTGGCAATTGCGGTTGCGGAAAATAATGGTCATATGATTGAGGCCTTAAAAGGAGTAGCAAAGCAAATGGCTGTAAGTGAGGCAACTAAGAAAAAATTAATGAAGCTGCTCTTATACCCAGTAGTACTCATTGTATTTTTGTTGCTATTGTTTTTTGTATTTCGTACGGTATTTTTTCCAAATATAGAAAAGATGATTTCAAGTCGAACTACTAGCAATGATCAAACAATGATTGGGCTATCAAAAATGTTCTTGCATTTCCCAGATGCTCTTGTCCTATTAGGTATAGCTTCGATTGGAAGTATTTTGTTTTTTCAGCTCTATCTTAAACGTCAGTCAATTGCCCGTCAGCTCACAATCATCTCAAAAATCCCATTTGTCCAAATTTATGTGCGACTATCTTTGACGAGGCAATTTGCTGCCTATTTAGGGAGTTTGCTAGAAAGTGGTTTTTCATTACAGGCTAGTCTGCAAATCTTGGAAGAGCAGCGATTACAGCCATTTTTACAGTATCTGGCTCGATGTTTAAAGGAGCGTGTTGTTTTTGGAGATACATTGACACAGGCTGTTCAATTAATAGCTGTTTGGCAGAGGGACTTCTCCACATTTGTTGAGCATGGTGAGAAAAGTGGCTATCTAGGAAAAGAGCTTTTACTCTATAGCGAATTATTGACAGACAAGCAGGAGCAACTATTGCACAGAATGCTTGCATTTGTACAGCCAACTTTTTTTATCATCATTGCTGTCTGTATCGTTGCTGCATATATCAGTTTGTTATTACCAATTTATCACATGATTGAACTAGTATAG
- a CDS encoding transposase translates to MIEITILKDVYRMTKKITQEYRDYVVKLVVEENRKVTELSYELGLGESSIHRWVKKYRDGKKQENGDVKYITPSELKKLEATYEKKLRDVEEENAILKKAMHIFAKNPQ, encoded by the coding sequence ATGATAGAAATAACTATTTTAAAGGACGTGTACCGAATGACTAAAAAAATAACCCAAGAATATCGTGATTATGTTGTGAAATTAGTAGTAGAAGAAAATCGAAAAGTAACAGAATTATCGTATGAATTAGGGCTTGGGGAATCTTCTATTCATCGCTGGGTAAAAAAGTATCGTGATGGAAAAAAGCAAGAAAATGGCGACGTAAAATATATAACCCCTTCGGAGCTAAAGAAGTTAGAAGCAACTTATGAAAAGAAACTTCGTGACGTAGAAGAGGAGAATGCCATTCTAAAAAAGGCGATGCACATCTTTGCCAAAAACCCGCAGTAG
- a CDS encoding DNA-entry nuclease produces the protein MENTAISYDNFGRMRYHPEFHFSHGKPFSESELEYICKFYEIDHTRTIAFAIGRTEHTVQSKVTSLRKKGLFDYYKNLNKHW, from the coding sequence ATGGAGAACACAGCAATTAGCTATGACAATTTTGGGCGTATGCGGTATCATCCAGAGTTCCATTTTTCGCATGGAAAGCCCTTTTCAGAAAGTGAGCTCGAATATATTTGTAAATTTTATGAGATTGATCATACGAGGACCATAGCATTTGCTATTGGGCGAACAGAACATACTGTTCAATCTAAAGTAACTTCTCTAAGAAAAAAAGGGCTGTTCGATTATTATAAAAATCTTAATAAGCATTGGTAG
- the rpmG gene encoding 50S ribosomal protein L33, with product MRVNITLACTDCGERNYISKKNKRNNPERLELKKYCSREKKYTLHRETK from the coding sequence ATGCGCGTAAACATTACTTTAGCTTGCACAGATTGCGGCGAACGTAACTACATTTCTAAAAAGAACAAGCGTAACAATCCAGAGCGTCTTGAACTTAAAAAATATTGCTCTCGCGAGAAGAAATACACTCTTCACCGTGAAACTAAGTAA
- a CDS encoding XRE family transcriptional regulator encodes MHSSKEVIQLIKRLREDKKMTIETLAKKVGVAKSTLSRYENEQRDFPINDIGKYAEALDVSIEYLLGIQADATEKQRLIISKNLNNLLQKSNKKKIDVFKDLEKYGVSETTVYSWFNGKKYPRIDKVQLLADYFGVLKSDITEDKSIAPEENNNTFTFNNQNDYPYIPATVSAGIPINIDGLDSFETISIPDELLGKYAGDEDLFFMRVNGDSMNKIIPHKSLIGVKPIKIKGLRSGDIVVYSDGYNYSVKRFYRDGDRLIFRPESYDASFTDYTVSEPYEDLRLHGKVVIYIVNLD; translated from the coding sequence TTGCACTCGTCAAAAGAAGTTATTCAATTGATAAAAAGATTAAGAGAAGACAAGAAAATGACTATTGAGACACTAGCTAAAAAAGTGGGTGTAGCAAAATCAACTTTATCAAGATATGAAAATGAGCAAAGAGACTTCCCTATCAACGATATAGGTAAGTATGCAGAGGCATTGGATGTTAGTATTGAGTATTTATTAGGGATACAAGCCGATGCTACAGAAAAACAAAGATTAATTATTTCTAAAAATTTGAACAATCTATTACAGAAAAGTAACAAGAAAAAGATCGATGTTTTCAAAGATTTAGAGAAGTACGGAGTTTCGGAAACTACCGTTTACAGTTGGTTCAATGGGAAAAAGTACCCTAGAATTGATAAAGTTCAATTGTTAGCGGATTATTTCGGAGTTTTAAAATCAGACATTACTGAAGATAAGTCAATCGCTCCAGAAGAGAATAACAACACTTTTACTTTTAATAACCAAAATGATTATCCTTATATCCCTGCCACTGTATCTGCTGGAATACCAATTAATATTGATGGCTTAGATAGCTTCGAAACAATTTCTATACCTGATGAATTACTTGGTAAATACGCTGGTGATGAAGATTTATTCTTTATGAGAGTTAATGGGGATTCAATGAACAAAATAATCCCTCATAAATCACTTATTGGCGTCAAACCTATAAAAATTAAGGGATTGCGAAGTGGAGATATTGTTGTTTACAGTGATGGATATAATTACTCAGTCAAAAGGTTTTATCGGGATGGAGATCGGTTAATTTTTAGACCTGAGTCATATGATGCTAGTTTTACAGATTACACGGTTAGCGAACCATACGAGGACTTGAGGTTACACGGCAAAGTTGTTATTTATATTGTTAACTTAGATTAA
- a CDS encoding DUF910 domain-containing protein, whose product MDKMLDIYELLKTYGTYIYTRDPIGDLMLMEDEIRELYKANVLDSKDYQMALLLIRQETTKLRMKENNQS is encoded by the coding sequence ATGGATAAAATGCTAGATATTTATGAATTATTAAAAACATATGGTACTTATATTTATACACGTGATCCTATTGGAGATTTAATGCTAATGGAGGATGAAATTCGTGAATTATATAAAGCAAATGTGCTAGATAGTAAAGATTACCAAATGGCGTTGTTACTAATTCGACAAGAAACTACAAAACTTCGTATGAAAGAAAATAATCAATCATGA
- a CDS encoding DUF2626 domain-containing protein, giving the protein MDNMYKVMAFWTGIFAVMFYLGGMNEVSLLFVGNTGLFLLLGFLNLSERMYMYIFGAYLTVFFAGFTYYTTFIHVPGGGH; this is encoded by the coding sequence ATGGATAATATGTATAAAGTTATGGCATTCTGGACAGGTATTTTTGCAGTTATGTTCTACCTTGGTGGTATGAACGAGGTATCGCTATTATTCGTAGGTAATACAGGTTTATTCTTATTATTAGGCTTCTTAAACCTTTCAGAACGTATGTACATGTACATTTTCGGAGCATATCTAACTGTATTCTTCGCTGGCTTCACGTACTATACAACATTTATTCACGTACCTGGTGGCGGTCATTAA